The Flavobacterium psychrophilum genome includes a region encoding these proteins:
- a CDS encoding acetyltransferase, which produces MEIRKAAIGDFEIINGLAVSTWPDAYSKILSQEQIEYMLDEMYSLNAITDQIAIKGHHFLILSADGKDLGFASYELNHLSEVTKLHKLYVLPETQGTGAGKLLLSKVENAAKANGNDKIILNVNRFNSAVNFYVKNGYVKVKEEDINIGNGYLMEDFVMEKQL; this is translated from the coding sequence ATGGAGATACGCAAAGCCGCTATTGGAGATTTTGAAATAATAAATGGTCTTGCCGTAAGTACATGGCCTGATGCCTATAGTAAAATACTGTCTCAGGAACAGATAGAATATATGCTTGACGAAATGTACAGCCTTAACGCTATTACAGATCAGATCGCTATTAAAGGTCACCATTTTCTTATTTTATCTGCCGACGGAAAAGATCTTGGTTTTGCTTCGTATGAACTTAATCATCTTTCGGAGGTAACAAAACTCCACAAATTATATGTGCTGCCTGAAACACAGGGAACAGGCGCAGGGAAACTATTATTATCTAAAGTAGAGAATGCGGCTAAAGCAAACGGTAACGATAAGATTATACTTAATGTAAACCGATTTAATTCTGCCGTAAACTTTTATGTTAAGAATGGTTACGTAAAAGTAAAAGAAGAAGACATTAATATTGGTAATGGTTATCTTATGGAAGATTTCGTAATGGAAAAGCAGCTTTAA
- a CDS encoding general stress protein yields the protein MSDPNSKDNFKDLFNGEARAKIKEMAKDINICMFCTELSVRPVPTRPMSVADIDDDGNLWFISSKKSNKNFEIGHDDDVQLIFAKNADAHFLSVYGKAIVYKDKAHIEEVWTPMAKAWFDEGKEDPDVTVIKVEPTDAYYWDTKDGKMISMLKWAAGTITGNMKDDGGVEGRLNV from the coding sequence ATGTCAGATCCTAATTCTAAAGATAATTTTAAAGATCTCTTTAACGGTGAGGCCAGAGCCAAGATTAAAGAGATGGCAAAAGATATAAATATATGTATGTTCTGTACAGAACTGTCTGTAAGGCCTGTACCTACGCGACCAATGAGTGTTGCCGATATTGATGATGATGGTAACCTTTGGTTTATCAGCTCAAAGAAAAGTAATAAGAATTTTGAGATAGGCCATGATGATGATGTGCAGCTTATCTTTGCAAAAAACGCAGATGCACATTTTCTTTCGGTATATGGTAAGGCTATTGTCTATAAAGATAAAGCCCATATTGAAGAGGTGTGGACACCAATGGCTAAGGCCTGGTTTGACGAAGGTAAAGAAGATCCGGATGTTACGGTGATTAAAGTTGAGCCTACAGATGCATACTATTGGGATACCAAAGATGGTAAAATGATATCTATGTTAAAATGGGCCGCAGGTACTATTACCGGAAACATGAAAGATGACGGTGGGGTAGAAGGCCGACTGAATGTATAA
- a CDS encoding ribonuclease BN: MKNYFSKKALKNTFTILKNTFTGFMADKGLKLSASLSYYTLFSLAPLLLLIISLAGVIFGQEASEGRIFEEINGLIGNEAAAQVQQIIRNLQLSGKSTFSAIIGGVTLVIGATTVFGEIQDSINMIWRVKAKPKKGWLKLIKDRLLSGSIIVGLGFLLIVSLIINGALVALNDILKSYFPDLTLIIVNIVNFVISFLVITVLFGVIFKVLPDAKIAWKDVRAGAFFTSLLFMLGSYVIGIYINTTAAGSPYGAAGSIIVILLWVYYTAAILYFGAEFTREYASFIGAHIEPADYAVYIEQKETERHVKFIPPTKHEDEPKPEA, translated from the coding sequence ATGAAAAATTATTTCTCTAAAAAAGCGCTAAAGAACACCTTTACCATTCTAAAAAATACCTTTACAGGGTTCATGGCAGATAAGGGTTTAAAACTTAGTGCATCCTTATCCTACTATACACTGTTTTCCCTTGCTCCCTTATTATTACTTATTATTTCGCTTGCAGGAGTAATTTTTGGACAGGAAGCCAGTGAAGGAAGGATTTTTGAAGAAATAAACGGACTTATAGGTAACGAAGCCGCGGCACAGGTACAGCAGATAATACGCAACCTTCAACTTTCCGGAAAGTCTACCTTTTCGGCTATTATTGGTGGGGTAACACTGGTAATTGGTGCCACCACGGTATTTGGTGAAATACAGGATTCAATTAATATGATATGGCGCGTTAAAGCAAAACCTAAGAAGGGATGGTTAAAGCTTATTAAAGACAGGTTGCTATCAGGTTCAATAATTGTTGGGCTTGGCTTTTTGCTAATCGTATCATTAATAATAAATGGTGCACTTGTAGCACTTAATGATATTTTGAAATCGTACTTCCCCGATCTTACACTAATAATTGTAAACATTGTGAATTTTGTAATAAGCTTCCTGGTAATTACCGTTCTGTTTGGAGTAATATTCAAAGTGCTTCCCGATGCTAAAATAGCATGGAAGGATGTACGTGCCGGAGCATTTTTTACATCGTTACTATTTATGCTGGGCAGTTATGTAATAGGCATTTATATAAATACTACAGCAGCGGGTTCCCCTTACGGAGCAGCCGGATCTATAATTGTTATTCTTTTATGGGTATATTATACCGCGGCAATATTGTATTTTGGAGCAGAATTTACCCGCGAGTATGCCAGCTTTATTGGCGCACATATAGAACCCGCAGATTATGCGGTATACATAGAACAAAAAGAAACAGAGAGGCATGTAAAATTCATCCCGCCTACAAAGCATGAAGATGAACCAAAGCCTGAAGCATAA